In a genomic window of Rhopalosiphum maidis isolate BTI-1 chromosome 4, ASM367621v3, whole genome shotgun sequence:
- the LOC113547995 gene encoding glucose-6-phosphate isomerase — MSGKVLLTDDVAYKALAEHYASAGSSLNIKNLFTCDSDRFDKFSLRLTTPNDGDVLLDYSKNRVNEKTLELLFNLAKARKVEEARSAMFGGERINVTEKRPVLHIALRNRSNKPIVVDGQDVMPEVNNVLKHMKEFTEQVISKKWIGFTGKPIEDVVNIGIGGSDLGPLMVTEALKPYAIGPHVHFVSNIDGTHLKEVLKKVNPETVLFIIASKTFTTQETITNATSAKKWFLETAKDECSVAKHFVALSTNKQKVTEFGIDECNMFGFWDWVGGRYSLWSAIGLSICLSIGFENFESLLSGAHFMDQHFVNTPLEKNAPVILALLGIWYHNFHGAETHALLPYDQYLHRFAAYFQQGDMESNGKSVTLNGTPISSYSTGPIVWGEPGTNGQHAFYQLIHQGTRLIPADFIAPAVTHSCISGGIHHQILMANFLAQTEALMKGKTPDEARKELEGSNLDCVELEKLVAHKTFSGNRPTNSIVFKQITPFTLGLLIALYEQKIFVQGIIWDINSFDQWGVELGKQLAKKIEPELQTPNNITSHDSSTNGLINFIKSHWS; from the exons ATGTCCGGAAAAGTGCTACTCACCGACGATGTGGCATACAAGGCTCTGGCTGAACACTACGCGTCCGCGGGATCGTCgctgaatataaaaaatctgtTCACCTGTGATAGTGACCGTTTTGACAAGTTCAG cTTACGATTAACTACACCAAATGATGGTGATGTATTACTTGATTATTCAAAAAACCGTGTGAATGAGAAAACTTTAGaactattgtttaatttg GCAAAAGCTCGTAAAGTTGAAGAGGCTAGGTCTGCTATGTTTGGTGGTGAGCGAATTAATGTAACAGAAAAACGACCTGTATTGCATATAGCCTTACGTAATCGATCTAACAAACCAATAGTAGTTGATGGTCAAGATGTAATGCCAGAAGTTAACAATGTTCTGAAGCACATGAAAGAATTCACTGAACAA GTAATATCAAAGAAATGGATAGGATTCACAGGAAAACCTATTGAAGATGTAGTCAACATTGGTATTGGGGGATCAGATTTA GGTCCATTAATGGTTACAGAAGCATTAAAACCTTATGCTATAGGCCCCCATGTTCATTTTGTGTCTAATATTGATGGAACACATTTAAAAGAAGTATTGAAGAAGGTTAATCCTGAAAcagtattgtttataattgctAGTAAAACATTTACTACTCAAGAAACTATAACAAATGCAACATCTGCTAAGAAATGGTTTTTGGAAACTGCTAaagat GAATGCAGTGTAGCTAAACATTTTGTTGCACTCTCTACCAACAAACAAAAAGTGACAGAGTTTGGAATCGATGAATGCAACATGTTTGGTTTTTGGGACTGGGTTGGAGGACGTTACTCACTTTGGTCAGCTATTGGTCTTTCAATATGCTTATCTAttggttttgaaaattttgaatctTTATTAAGTGGTGCGCATTTCATGGATCAACATTTTGTGAACACTCCATTggagaaaaat gCACCTGTTATTTTGGCTTTATTAGGAATCTGGTATCACAACTTCCATGGTGCTGAAACACACGCACTTCTTCCTTATGATCAATATTTGCATAGATTTGCTGCATACTTTCAACAAGGTGACATGGAATCTAATGGAAAATCTGTCACTTTAAATGGTACTCCAATTTCATCGTATTCTACTGGGCCCATTGTCTGGGGTGAACCAGGTACAAATGGTCAGCATGCATTTTACCAACTAATTCATCAAGGTACTCGTCTCATACCTGCTGATTTCATTGCTCCTGCTGTCACCCATAGTTGTATAAGTGGAGGAATACATCACCAG attTTGATGGCTAATTTTTTGGCTCAAACTGAAGCACTGATGAAAGGTAAGACTCCAGATGAAGCACGCAAAGAACTTGAGGGATCAAATTTAGACTGTGTCGAACTTGAAAAGCTTGTTGCACACAAAACATTTTCTGGAAATCGTCCAACCAACTCGATCGTATTTAAGCAGATTACTCCATTTACCTTGGGATTATTAATcg ctttgtatgaacaaaaaatatttgtccaAGGTATTATTTGGGATATCAACTCATTTGACCAATGGGG TGTTGAACTGGGCAAACAGTTAGCTAAAAAGATTGAACCTGAACTTCAAACaccaaacaatattacaagtcACGACTCATCTACCAATGGTCTCATCAACTTTATCAAATCCCATTGGTCATAG